The window ACACTTTCAGCTTAGACGTCCACCCTCGCCGTGGGAAGGGGAAGCATGCAGGCTCGGACGCCGGTAAACTCGAGCGGCCTCTCCGCGTCCGAAGTCCCCTCTCCCCCCGGGAGAGGGTGGCCCGAAGGGCCGGGTGAGGGTCGTCGGAGCGCAGAGGGCACATTGGATCGATCCGGAACCTAACGGCTTTCCTCCCTCGCGGGGGAAGGTGGCCGCTCAGGAGTTGTCAGTTGCCGGTTTCTAGAGAGGATCGTGAGTCTTTACGCCTGAGAACTGAGAACCGGAAACTGAGAACTCCTTGGCGGTCGTCCCCCTCATCGGATCGCTTCGCGATCTGTCTTCCCCCGCGAGGGGGGAAGACCGTGCTTCGCCATCGCTCTGCCCGAAGCGCGACGACCCTCATCCGCCGCTGCGCGGCACCTTCTCCCGGGGGGAGAAGGGACTTTGAACGCGGCCGAGGACCGTGTCGACCAAGTCTCCTTCGTACCCAGGTCATCCCATGCCCACCCCTCGAATCCTGGCGTCCTCGTTCGCGCTCCTCGTCGTGCTCGCCGCCGCCGCGCCGAGGCTCCCGCGCGAGAACCTCCTCGTCTACCGCGCGGCCGATGGTTCGCCCGCGCCTGTCCGCTCGGTGGACGACTGGCTGAAACGGCGCGGGGAGATCGTCCGGGGCGTCGAGTCGATCATGGGGAGGCTGCCGGGGCCGGAGAAGCGCTCGGCGCTGGACGTCACAGTGCTGGAGGAGGTCGACTGCGGGAGCTACGTCCGGCGCAAGATCACCTACACGTCGGAGCCCGGCTCGCAGGTCCCGGCCTATCTGCTGGTTCCGAAGAAGCTGCTCGGAGGGCAGGGGGGGAAGGCGCCGGCGATCCTCTGCCTGCACGGGACGGACAACGTCACCGGCGCGGGGACCGTGGTGGGGGTCGGCGGCAAGCCTAACCGCCAGTACGCCAGCGAGCTGGCCGAGCGCGGCTATGTGACGCTCGCCCCCAACTACCCGCTGCTGGCCGAATATCAGCCCGACGTGGCGAAGCTCGGCTGGCAGAGCGGCACGTTGAAGGCCGTGTGGGACAACATCCGCGGAATCGACCTGCTGACCTCGCTGCCGTACGTCCGGGCCGAGGCCATCGGCGCGATCGGCCATTCCCTCGGCGGCCACAACGCGGTCTACACGGCGTTCTTCGACGATCGGGTCAAGGCGATCGTCACCAGTTGCGGGCTCGACTCATTCCTCGACTACAAGGGGGCCGACCCCGCGAACTGGTACCCTGAGAAGGGCTGGTGCCAGACCCGCTACATGCGGAAGCTCGCCGACTACCGCGGCCGGCTGGAGGAGATCCCCTTCGACTTCTACGAACTGGTGGCCGCCCTCGCGCCGAGGACGACCCTGATCGTCGCCCCACTGCACGACGCCAACTTCCAGCACGACAGCGTCGACCGCATCGTCGCCGCCTCCCGCCCGGTCTTCGCCCTCTACAACGCCGCCGACCGCCTGAAGGTCGAACACCCCGACTGTCCCCACGACTTCCCCGAAGCCATGCGACAGGAAGCCTACGCCCTCTTCGACCACGAGTTCGGCCGTCCGGCCACGCCGTGAAAGTGGGACGACCGCACGTCGAGCGCGTCCGAAAACGGTCTTCCCCCGCGAGGGGGGAAGGCCGTGAGCGTCCGGATCCAGGGTGTTGCGCGTTCGGTACGATCTCCGAACCCCCACGATCTCGGGCGGTCGCATTGGATCAAATTAACAAATATCGTCGCGTGTTCCGTCTGAACTTCAGTCGATTTCGACAATCCGATTTTTCCGGTTTTTCGCGTCGCCCGGATTGCTCTGTCGACGATGGATAAACGGAAATCCGTTCCGCGCCAGGCGACGACGTGGCAGGAGCCCGTGTCGTCCACCCAGGACTTCG of the Paludisphaera rhizosphaerae genome contains:
- a CDS encoding alpha/beta hydrolase family protein codes for the protein MPTPRILASSFALLVVLAAAAPRLPRENLLVYRAADGSPAPVRSVDDWLKRRGEIVRGVESIMGRLPGPEKRSALDVTVLEEVDCGSYVRRKITYTSEPGSQVPAYLLVPKKLLGGQGGKAPAILCLHGTDNVTGAGTVVGVGGKPNRQYASELAERGYVTLAPNYPLLAEYQPDVAKLGWQSGTLKAVWDNIRGIDLLTSLPYVRAEAIGAIGHSLGGHNAVYTAFFDDRVKAIVTSCGLDSFLDYKGADPANWYPEKGWCQTRYMRKLADYRGRLEEIPFDFYELVAALAPRTTLIVAPLHDANFQHDSVDRIVAASRPVFALYNAADRLKVEHPDCPHDFPEAMRQEAYALFDHEFGRPATP